From Gemmatimonadaceae bacterium, the proteins below share one genomic window:
- a CDS encoding SDR family oxidoreductase → MDLGLKHRVAIVAAASRGLGYAVAHELAAEGARVVICARSAEPLEAARRELVKATNGDVRAIAADLSTTAGIDAVAAEAERAYGPVDILVNNTGGPPSGPFEQHDWAAWQGAVDLLLRSSVELTRRVLPGMRARQWGRVLNVTSIAVKQPVDGLILSNAIRAAVTGFARTLANEVARDGVTVNSIMPGYTRTERVEQLARATAARDGVTEAEVLARFESQIPMRRLGEPREFGALAAFLVSERASYITAQSFAVDGGWIRSLL, encoded by the coding sequence TACGCGGTGGCGCACGAGCTGGCGGCCGAGGGGGCGCGGGTGGTGATCTGCGCGCGGTCGGCCGAACCGCTCGAGGCGGCGCGGCGGGAGCTCGTGAAGGCCACCAACGGCGACGTGCGGGCAATCGCGGCCGACCTGTCGACCACGGCGGGGATCGACGCCGTGGCGGCCGAGGCGGAGCGGGCGTACGGGCCCGTGGACATCCTGGTGAACAACACGGGCGGGCCGCCGTCGGGCCCGTTCGAGCAGCACGACTGGGCGGCATGGCAGGGCGCCGTGGATCTGCTGCTGCGCAGCAGCGTGGAATTGACGCGCCGCGTGCTGCCCGGGATGCGGGCGCGGCAGTGGGGGCGGGTGCTCAACGTGACGTCGATCGCGGTGAAGCAGCCGGTGGACGGGCTGATCCTGTCGAACGCGATCCGCGCCGCGGTGACGGGATTCGCGCGGACGCTGGCCAACGAAGTGGCGCGTGACGGGGTGACGGTGAACAGCATCATGCCGGGCTACACGCGCACCGAGCGCGTGGAGCAACTGGCGCGGGCCACCGCGGCCCGCGACGGCGTGACCGAGGCCGAGGTGCTGGCGCGGTTCGAGTCGCAGATCCCGATGCGGCGGCTGGGGGAGCCGCGCGAGTTCGGCGCGCTCGCGGCGTTCCTGGTGTCGGAGCGCGCGAGCTACATCACCGCGCAGTCGTTCGCGGTGGACGGGGGGTGGATCCGGTCGCTGCTCTGA